The following coding sequences lie in one Gouania willdenowi chromosome 5, fGouWil2.1, whole genome shotgun sequence genomic window:
- the ddit3 gene encoding DNA damage-inducible transcript 3 protein isoform X2, with protein sequence MTAEWLHLPPPYPPGVGPLYGAELEAWYEDLQDILGSDAGGAKLARAPACTEKEPEFLDVLESCSLTWLSDGSQTWGGSVQRATEESHSTQPLHHTSSSSSSSSCMSPGVAEERQVEADSERSGNNSGGSSSSSSSDLLPPEFFELLSEGGVGMVDTSSYYYHHHHHQTTNVQAASPSASEEDLPCVPDSPSSSSSASQSPSQNGSSPSSPVSSPSVYPPSRLGKRKRSTSERASSALSSYTPSTQRSPYSSTKKSRKEREQENEKKVLELTEQNERLKAEIERLGEEVQRTRRALIERLVNTRK encoded by the exons ATGACTGCCGAGTGGCTACACCTGCCCCCACCGTACCCCCCTGGTGTGGGGCCGTTGTATGGTGCAGAGTTGGAGGCGTGGTATGAGGACCTGCAGGATATTCTTGGCTCCGACGCGGGAGGGGCAAAACTTGCACGTGCCCCCGCATGCACCGAG AAGGAGCCAGAGTTTCTGGATGTTCTGGAGAGTTGCTCTCTGACGTGGCTGAGTGATGGGAGTCAGACGTGGGGGGGAAGCGTCCAGAGAGCGACAGAAGAGAGCCACAGCACCCAACCTCTGCATCACACCTCATCgtcatcttcctcttcctcctgcatGAGTCCAGGTGTGGCGGAGGAGCGGCAGGTGGAGGCCGACAGTGAGAGGAGTGGGAATAACTCAGgggggagcagcagcagcagcagcagtgattTGCTGCCTCCTGAGTTCTTTGAGTTGCTGAGCGAAGGAGGAGTAGGGATGGTGGACACCAGCAGCTACtattaccaccaccaccaccaccagacTACCAATGTCCAGGCTGCGTCTCCCTCAGCCAGTGAGGAAGACCTCCCCTGTGTCCCCGATTCTCCCTCCAGCTCCTCGTCAGCATCCCAGTCGCCATCTCAAAATGGTTCATCTCCCTCCTCACCAGTCTCCTCTCCCTCCGTCTACCCGCCCTCACGTCTGGGGAAGCGGAAGAGGTCCACCAGTGAGAGGGCCAGCAGTGCCTTGTCCTCTTACACCCCGTCCACACAGCGGTCGCCCTATTCGTCCACCAAAAAGAGTCGCAAGGAAAGGGAGCAAGAGAACGAGAAGAAGGTACTGGAGCTGACGGAACAGAACGAGCGTTTGAAAGCAGAGATTGAAAGGCTAGGAGAGGAAGTGCAGAGGACACGCAGAGCTTTGATAGAGAGACTAGTAAACACCAGGAAATGA
- the ddit3 gene encoding DNA damage-inducible transcript 3 protein isoform X1 yields the protein MTAEWLHLPPPYPPGVGPLYGAELEAWYEDLQDILGSDAGGAKLARAPACTEQKEPEFLDVLESCSLTWLSDGSQTWGGSVQRATEESHSTQPLHHTSSSSSSSSCMSPGVAEERQVEADSERSGNNSGGSSSSSSSDLLPPEFFELLSEGGVGMVDTSSYYYHHHHHQTTNVQAASPSASEEDLPCVPDSPSSSSSASQSPSQNGSSPSSPVSSPSVYPPSRLGKRKRSTSERASSALSSYTPSTQRSPYSSTKKSRKEREQENEKKVLELTEQNERLKAEIERLGEEVQRTRRALIERLVNTRK from the exons ATGACTGCCGAGTGGCTACACCTGCCCCCACCGTACCCCCCTGGTGTGGGGCCGTTGTATGGTGCAGAGTTGGAGGCGTGGTATGAGGACCTGCAGGATATTCTTGGCTCCGACGCGGGAGGGGCAAAACTTGCACGTGCCCCCGCATGCACCGAG CAGAAGGAGCCAGAGTTTCTGGATGTTCTGGAGAGTTGCTCTCTGACGTGGCTGAGTGATGGGAGTCAGACGTGGGGGGGAAGCGTCCAGAGAGCGACAGAAGAGAGCCACAGCACCCAACCTCTGCATCACACCTCATCgtcatcttcctcttcctcctgcatGAGTCCAGGTGTGGCGGAGGAGCGGCAGGTGGAGGCCGACAGTGAGAGGAGTGGGAATAACTCAGgggggagcagcagcagcagcagcagtgattTGCTGCCTCCTGAGTTCTTTGAGTTGCTGAGCGAAGGAGGAGTAGGGATGGTGGACACCAGCAGCTACtattaccaccaccaccaccaccagacTACCAATGTCCAGGCTGCGTCTCCCTCAGCCAGTGAGGAAGACCTCCCCTGTGTCCCCGATTCTCCCTCCAGCTCCTCGTCAGCATCCCAGTCGCCATCTCAAAATGGTTCATCTCCCTCCTCACCAGTCTCCTCTCCCTCCGTCTACCCGCCCTCACGTCTGGGGAAGCGGAAGAGGTCCACCAGTGAGAGGGCCAGCAGTGCCTTGTCCTCTTACACCCCGTCCACACAGCGGTCGCCCTATTCGTCCACCAAAAAGAGTCGCAAGGAAAGGGAGCAAGAGAACGAGAAGAAGGTACTGGAGCTGACGGAACAGAACGAGCGTTTGAAAGCAGAGATTGAAAGGCTAGGAGAGGAAGTGCAGAGGACACGCAGAGCTTTGATAGAGAGACTAGTAAACACCAGGAAATGA
- the mars1 gene encoding methionine--tRNA ligase, cytoplasmic: protein MKLSVSEGNPHCIKPLAALQVTGVQVSVHYVNHDERVVPFLNRPVVPALLLPSGQHLFSPNVICRYLFEVKGQESSDLCNQWLEWEATSLQPALQLALHMAVLQGKGSEVSKVLQGHLNVLEQSLSKDNMPFLTGESVSAADVVLWASLYPVLSETSLALGERGSLKTWFDLVAAMHGCQSTAQKVLQGKGLQGMKSYMQRQPVPQSSQCRDAPPCNSNPAEIEDNDRVVTEEEMEAAVLAWSRDLNNSCDSASRQYPILPQEGKRNILLTSALPYVNNVPHLGNIIGCVLSADVFSRYGRLRGWNLLYVCGTDEYGTATENKAREEGLTPQQICDKYHAVHAAIYKWFQIDFDYFGRTTTEKQTEIAQNIFWRLHERGFLLEDTVEQLRCENCQRFLADRFVEGTCPHCSYPEARGDQCDKCGRLINAVELGEPQCKVCKRTPIIRSSKHLFLDLPKLENELEQWLDRSFSTGDWTANAKQITRSWLRDGLKPRCITRDLQWGTPVPHPDFKDKVFYVWFDAPIGYLSITANYTDQWEQWWKNPQQVELYNFMAKDNVPFHSVVFPCSLLGAQDNYTLVNHLIATEYLNYEDTKFSKSRGVGVFGDMAKDTGIPSDVWRFYLLYVRPEGQDSAFSWADMALKNNSELLNNLGNFINRAAMFVTKFFEGRVPVMELQREDKKLLALVGWELQQYIQLMDKVKIRDALKHILNISRHGNQYIQVNTPWKKIKEGDAERQRAGTVTGVSVNMACLLSVMLLPYMPTVSQTIRDQLNAPPSCIQTILQGSGAFVCVLSAGHSIGSVSPLFQKLEADQIEALKKKFGGQQQTSPQRAAGTPSEAVSLPSAQAEVAPVIGGDPEKAKQLTQAVAEQGEKVRALKAQKAEKTVITAEVAKLLDLKKQLLIAEGKKPEPAPQKGKKK, encoded by the exons ATGAAGCTGTCTGTCAGTGAGGGAAACCCGCACTGCATCAAGCCATTAGCGGCGTTACAAGTGACAGGAGTGCAGGTTAGCGTCCACTATGTCAACCACGACG AGAGAGTTGTGCCTTTCCTCAACCGTCCAGTTGTGCCAGCCCTGCTTCTCCCCAGTGGGCAACATCTCTTCAGCCCAAATGTGATCTGCAG ATACCTGTTTGAAGTAAAAGGACAAGAATCCAGTGACCTTTGCAATCAATGGCTTGAATGGGAGGCTACGAGTCTTCAG CCTGCTCTGCAGCTGGCCCTTCACATGGCAGTGCTGCAGGGTAAAGGATCAGAAGTGTCCAAGGTTCTTCAGGGTCATCTCAACGTACTGGAGCAAAGCCTAAGCAAGGACAATATGCCATTTCTGACTGGG gAATCCGTTTCAGCTGCTGATGTTGTTCTGTGGGCTTCACTGTATCCTGTTCTATCTGAGACTTCACTAGCACTGG GTGAACGCGGGTCTTTGAAGACGTGGTTCGACCTTGTGGCTGCCATGCACGGTTGCCAGTCTACGGCTCAGAAAGTGCTGCAGGGAAAAGGCCTGCAGGGCATGAAAAGCTACATGCAGAGGCAGCCTGTCCCTCAGAGCAGCCAGTGCAGAGACGCACCACCATGCAACAGCAACCCTGCCGAG ATTGAGGACAATGACCGTGTTGTTACGGAGGAAGAGATGGAAGCGGCTGTTCTCGCCTGGAGTCGAGATTTAAACAACAGCTGTGATTCAGCCAGCAGACAATATCCCAT TTTGCCTCAGGAGGGAAAGCGGAACATCCTGCTGACGAGTGCTTTGCCTTATGTAAACAACGTCCCCCACTTGGGTAACATCATTGGCTGTGTTCTCAGTGCTGATGTCTTCTCCAG GTACGGACGCCTGCGAGGTTGGAACCTGTTGTATGTGTGCGGCACAGACGAGTACGGCACAGCTACTGAGAACAAGGCTAGAGAGGAGGGCCTCACACCCCAGCAGATCTGTGATAAGTACCACGCTGTTCACGCCGCCATCTACAAGTGGTTCCAGATCGACTTTGACTATTTTGGCAGAACCACCACGGAGAAGCAGACAGA GATTGCTCAGAACATTTTCTGGAGGCTCCACGAACGTGGTTTCCTCCTTGAAGACACTGTGGAGCAACTGCGCTGTGAAAACTGCCAGCGATTTCTGGCTGATCGCTTTGTGGAAGGGACGTGTCCACACTGCAGTTATCCTGAAGCTCGCGGTGATCAGTGTGACAAGTGTGGACGGCTCATCAACGCTGTGGAGCTCGGG GAGCCTCAGTGCAAAGTCTGCAAACGGACACCAATCATTCGTTCATCCAAACATCTTTTCCTGGATCTGCCAAAG CTAGAAAATGAGCTGGAGCAGTGGTTGGACAGGTCGTTCAGCACAGGAGATTGGACAGCAAATGCCAAACAGATCACTCGCTCCTGGCTGAGAGATGGACTCAAACCTCGCTGCATCACCAGAGATCTGCAGTGGGGAACACCCGTACCTCACCCAGACTTTAAAGACAAG GTATTCTATGTGTGGTTTGATGCTCCCATTGGCTACCTATCAATCACTGCCAACTACACAGACCAATGGGAACAGTGGTGGAAGAATCCTCAGCAG GTGGAGCTCTACAACTTCATGGCCAAAGACAATGTTCCGTTCCACAGCGTGGTGTTTCCCTGCTCCCTGCTGGGAGCCCAGGACAACTACACACTTGTCAATCACCTCATTGCTACAG AATATCTTAATTACGAGGACACAAAGTTCTCAAAGAGCCGCGGTGTGGGCGTGTTCGGGGATATGGCGAAGGACACGGGGATCCCATCTGACGTGTGGCGCTTCTACCTTCTATACGTGCGCCCAGAGGGGCAGGATTCAGCCTTTTCTTGGGCCGACATGGCTCTGAAGAACAACTCTGAACTTCTCAACAATCTGGGAAACTTCATCAACAG aGCTGCCATGTTTGTCACAAAGTTCTTTGAGGGTCGTGTGCCTGTGATGGAGCTGCAGCGCGAGGATAAGAAGCTGTTGGCTCTGGTGGGCTGGGAGCTGCAGCAGTACATTCAGCTCATGGACAAAGTCAA AATCCGTGACGCCCTCAAACACATTCTGAACATTTCCCGTCATGGCAATCAGTACATCCAGGTCAACACACCCTGGAAAAAGATCAAGGAGGGAGACGCAGAGAG GCAGCGGGCAGGCACGGTGACGGGGGTCTCTGTCAACATGGCGTGTTTGTTGTCAGTGATGCTTCTGCCGTACATGCCGACTGTTAGTCAGACCATCAGGGATCAACTAAACGCACCCCCGTCATGCATCCAGACCATTCTACAGGGCAGCGGCGCCTTCGTCTGCGTCCTGAGCGCAGGCCATAGCATCGGCTCT GTCAGTCCACTCTTCCAGAAACTGGAGGCCGACCAGATTGAGGCTTTGAAGAAGAAATTTGGAGGACAGCAGCAG ACTAGTCCTCAGAGGGCTGCCGGGACTCCGTCTGAGGCCGTCTCACTTCCATCTGCTCAGGCTGAGGTGGCACCGGTGATCGGAGGAGACCCAGAGAAAGCCAAGCAGCTAACGCAGGCTGTAGCTGAGCAG GGGGAAAAGGTGCGAGCACTCAAAGCCCAGAAGGCAGAGAAGACTGTGATCACAGCAGAAGTGGCCAAACTCTTGGATCTTAAGAAGCAGCTGCTCATTGCTGAGGGGAAGAAACCAGAACCTGCACCTCAGAAAGGCAAGAAGAAATGA